Within Antennarius striatus isolate MH-2024 chromosome 22, ASM4005453v1, whole genome shotgun sequence, the genomic segment GTTAAATAGATGTGCGCATTAACTGTATGGTTAAGAGCTTGTCTTTGTTTGAttccagtcattttcatatttatcaGCGCTGTGTTCACTGCTTATCATTCATCCACACTCGCCGTAGTTTGGTATTCATCACTGACGTCATTTTGTGAGGGTCTGCCCTTATGTTTGCCCATGAAAGGCTTGAATCACAATTAGCCATCTGTGTTAGATTACAAAATTCCTGTtctcccatcatcctcttcaCTATTCAAATTGAAACAGCTTCTGTCCTCTTTTGGCCTCCTGTCATTGCTGATTTACATAACGGCATACATAATATTCTAcaattcctctttttttgtacACAATAATGGTGAGCAACTGTAGAAACAAGCCACCCCCGCAGCTGAAACAGGGATATcctaaacttaaaaaaaaaaaaaaaaactctctcaGATGAAAAGATTTacttgatgataaaaaaaaaaaaacaacctccctGACTAAAAGTTGTTCCCTGTGTTTGTTCTGCGTGTCTGTAGGGTCCTAAAGGAGAAGCTGTTGGTTCTATCACTCAGCCGTTACCCAGCAGTCACCTCATCTTCCGCGCTGCCTCTGAGTCTGATGGTAAGAGACAGGCTGTCAGTCACACCCCCCAGCTGAGACATCAAATTGAATCCATAACGTAACACGATCAACGtcttaaaaactttatttcaagCCTTTTATGAAAGGGACACCGGCCCTAGTCTCATTATGAAAGAGATTCTTACTGATAGGAAAATATGCCTTAAATGACCATGCACTCTTGTTGATATTCTTCTACAGAACATCTCCTAAACCTGACATgttgtataaataaaaacaattgaatGATTTGGAAATATTTGCATGAATTACTTACAGATCATTAAAACTATCTAGTAGcttaaaagtaatattttagATGATGAAACAGagagattttattattttaaacactCTATCCTAATAGAATTTGATTAAAGTTTAGACAGGGTTGTGGGATCGCCTCTTCTTTTAGCAAGAATCAAAGAATAGGAGGCTGACAACTGCTATGATGTCATCCATGActctgtccatggtgctgaaaccAGTCTGCGTCACGCTGCTGCTGGTTAACCCTactttctattttctattttgatGTATAAATTATTAGCATTATGTAAACtgaaattttaatgtaaaaacatttcccATTTAGTCAAACTTTGGCCTGCTCAAACAGCCGTAAGCGATCTTGTACTCAGAATGTAAAGATTGATGATCGTTTGGCTGGTTTTGCTGATCTCTTTGTCAGGTCGTTGCTGGATGGATGCCTTAGAGCTGGCCCTGAAGTGCTCCAGCCTGCTGAAGAGGACCATGATCCGCGAGGGCAAAGAGGACACGAGCACAGTGGCCACCGGCGGGGAACACTCCATTAATTTCTACAGCCTCCTCCGAGCACACAACATTCACGGTTTCCAGTGAGTAGGAAAGAAAGCCTGAGCTCCAACCACATCACTGCTCCCCTGAAGGTTTAGGCTCCCTTCTAACCATCCGGCGCACGCTTCCTTCAGATTCAACGACAGCGACCACCTGAAAGACCCAGACCTCTACTCAGACAAGTCGGACAGGGAGGGCGAGCCGGATCACGAGGAGTCAGACCCAGAAGGGCTGGAGAAGAGCGAGGAGAGCGACAGCGACACGTCAGAGCGTCAGGATGACTCATACATCGATCTGGACCCAAATGAACACCTGCGGGAAACCTCATACCTGGAACAGTCCCACGAGGAGCTGGGAGAGGTAGGAGACACCGCATACCGCTGATGAGGGCGGGGAAAtggaaagtgtgtgtttaagaCAGTTGTAGCCGTTATGGTAAGGAGGACAAGGAGGGAACTGGTCCAATCAGACATTCCAAACCATTTGTTGGCATTATATGTGCTGCAGAATTTTTTTCTCAGATGATTCTGGCCACCTTTTCATCTTGTATAATTGGGGAACATTAGCATGTTCCTCTGCTGGGGCTAGCAGGACAGCTGAAACATGGACAGGCGTCAATCACAGTTTGcgcggatgtgtgtgtgtgtgtgtgtgtgtgtgggtggtttGAAATCCAGTCTGAAAgctctttttttccactctgaTGAAATCTGAGTTTGACAGTTCACTAATTAAAAACCTACTGACGCAGAGGCAAAAATATCTTTGTCGGGAGCCGTTCGAAAGCTGCTTTTGCAAACCAGCGACACAAACGCCCACACAGAAATTACATTATGCAACTAAAAACTTTGCACAGGCAGGGAAAACATGCCGATATTTCAAAGGTGCTTGTCTTGGTTTGTGCGTCGTAACACGTCAGGCAGCATGTTGGAAATAATTCTTCTCCCTGCTAACGTGTGATTTGTGTTTGCAGGCCGGCGAGGCCGCCCAGACGGAGACGGTGTCGGAGGAGAATAAGTCTCTGATATGGACGCTGCTGAAGCAGGTGCGTCCTGGCATGGACCTGTCCAAGGTGGTGCTGCCCACCTTCATCCTGGAGCCCAGGTCCTTTCTGGACAAACTGTCTGACTACTATTACCACGCAGACTTCCTGTCAGAGTAAGTCCATTTCCTGTTTAGCAGTTTGAAGGAATATATGGACGAATATATATATGCACGAAGCGAGGGCACTAATCCCTCCATCTGGTGGCCAGTCGATTGACAATCAGGAACAAACTCATCCAGCAGCTAAACTTACACTAAATTATGGTTCTGACATTATTTACGTCTGTATTTAAAGAGTGTcttaacattatttttgttcAATATTCTCCGTGTTGCCTGTTACAGTTGGATCTGTGTTCTCACCACTCTACGTATTCCAAAAAGGCAAAGAGGTGGCAGCTGTCAAACCAACCTTTAATCTCTTTCTGTtccaaaacacaaatttaactTGATCTTTCATCAAAATTGAGTTGCTTTATGAGACGTGACCCATGCACTCAGGACATCTTTGCTCTATTGATGGCTAATAGAGGAGAAGAGAATGTTTTAATGGCGGAAGTCCTCATTTAAACTCTACATTTCACAGAGGAGCATCAGTCTAAGTGTGTTTAATTCTCAGGGCTGCAATCGAAGAGAACGCCTATAACCGGATGAAGAAGGTTGTGAAGTGGTACATCTCTGGATTTTACAAAAAGCCAAAGGTTAGAAGATGAGCACGGCTGAGATATTTGATGTTGAGGCCTGGGTGGACTGTCCCAGCTTTCTTTATTCAGAACATATTaatccttgtgtgtgttttttttgaatCCACAGGGGTTGAAGAAACCTTACAACCCCATTATTGGAGAGACGTACCGCTGCATGTGGCTCCATCAGAAGACCTGCAGTAAGACTTTCTACATCGCAGAACAGGTGACAACAACTTTAACCATCTGTTGGCTGGACACAGGCCAGGTCCTCTTTAGCGGGTTCCAaacgtgttttgttttctccaggtgtcccatcatcctccagtgTCAGCATTCTACGTCAGCAACAGGAAGGACGGGTTCTGTCTCAGCGGCAGCATCCTGGCAAAGTCCAAGTTCTATGGTACGAACCCACAGTCCTTAGGGTTGGTTGGTCCTTAATTCAGCAGCTGCTGTAGATAATGTGTCCACTCACAGCCGACGTTTACCTTCCAGGTAACTCCTTGTCTGCCATATTAGACGGGGAAGCTCGTCTCACATTTCTGAACCGAGGAGAGGACTATGTGATGAACATGCCCTACGCTCACTGCAAAGGTCAGTGCAGCCTGCTGCACTCACATGGATTGAAACAGAGGATGACTTCTGTGTTAACTTCTGTGTTAACTCTGAGTTcgttttacctcaagaaagtcaTTTTAAcgtttttattaaaaagaaaaaagagtaaaactatgtatatattagttttatcaaaatgttaacgCTTGGTAGTcattgaaaaaaacagttttagaaataaaataacatttaatacagttttttttctccacttttgcttttcactcagtaATTtcctttgcctttaattcacacattctcctgtggacactgcaccaagctgacagaaccttctccacacacagttcagtcatatctgtagtaatatctgtctctttttcttcattaacttttgattgtttttttatgcaataaagcactcattgtcacttggtttttctccaatcttttgcatcttttttggaggcatggtgataatcaatcaatcaaccaatccgtatttgtatagcgcttaatcacatcagcagacatttccctgtcaaaaaatgggacgcacgcaaacgagaacactgttaACTACGTGCAACATGATTTAACTTCTGTTTCTGAACCTGTTGCCTGTGCTGACTGAAGTTTCCTGTCTTCAGGCATCCTGTACGGCACCATGACCCTGGAACTGGGAGGTCAAATCACCATCGCGTGTGAGAAAACAGGCTACAGTGCTCAGCTTGAGTTCAGACTGAAGGTATGAATGTTTTCCTGCTCACAATAAAGGATTTGTCGTCCTTTTTCTGAGAGAGTGGGGGCATTTTTAGAGCGATGGAGTCTTCAAAGAGATCTCTGACCTGACTTTTCTAAATATctcacaccaccaccaccattccACTCCCTGTCCCTCCCCCGAAAAACTTCCCGTCCTCCACTCCTTGATCATCATCAACTGTGACATCCTGTCATAAACTAGCGGCAGGTACATGTCAGAGAAACGGATTTCTGTCATGTCATCCATTTTTTGTTAATAGCAGTTGTTAGATTAAATTAGTCTATTGTTAGATTTAACATATATTTCtttataaaaatgcaaaaaaaaatgactcatcctctgttaaaaaagtgttttgttgaGTTGTGTTCTTACACAATCATGGAGTTTTAGAACAACTCAGAGGATGTTGTGGATGACACGTATCAGATGACACGTAACGACTGCAGCATGCAAACCCAGTAAATGCTCCTTCCTTCGCCCTCCTTGCATTACATCCTCTCTTTgccacctctcctcctctcccctcctccccttccaGCCTTTCCTGGGCAGCAGCGACAGCGTCAATCAGATCTCCGGAAAGATCAAGCTGGGAAAGGAGGTGTTAGCCACGCTGGAGGGCCACTGGGTAAGACTCACCTGATGACTGGTGTGCACAAGCTACACAGCGCTCCATTTAGCAGCTTCATCCGAATACTTGATTATTTGATTTTCCTTTgcaatcaatatttattttatttaatccgtagtagggaaattatttttccactctagcAAAAGTAACATAACTTGATTGTTCTGATTTATTAGCTAATCTAGAAGATATTCTATCTCTAGGTCAACTTTGAGGAGTTTTTAATTACATTGAGCTCAACAAAAGCTGTTTCGTGATGAACTGGAGAAAGTCTTAagctgttagaaaaaaaaaagacaagtatTTGGGccgtattttttatttttatcgcATTTTGTCACATATCACATAATCAACAGGACAGTGAAATCTTCATCAACGACAAGAAGACAGGGACTGTGGACACTTTCTGGAACCCAACGCCGGACCTGAGGCAGAACCGTCTGACCCGCTGCACCGTCCCACCGGAGGAGCAGGGAGAGCTGGAATCAGAAAGGTGGAAGAGCTGACcctttgttattattatatattttttgtatcttCATCTTATTCATTGACTTTTAGAATAATCTGTGACCACGTTTATTGTGTTTTCTTCTAAAAACTgcagaaacagttttttttttatcactctcATACATCAGGCTTTGTTTTCTCCTGACCCACCAGACTGTGGCAGCACGTGACTCGAGCCATCAACAACAAGGACCAGACGGAGGCCACCAATGAGAAGTTCATCCTGGAAGAAGCTCAGAGGAAGTCTGCCCGGGAACGGAAGGCCAAGTGTGAGGAGTGGATCCCCGCCCTGTTTGAGCAGGACCCGGTCACCGGGGAGTGGCATTACCGATATGCCGAGTGAGTAACCCCTgtggtgttcatgtgtgtgatgatgtgactaCTCTGTTACTAGTCCCTCACACTGTAATACTGTGTTGTTTCAGTGCAGAGTACTGCAGCTTACAACAGCTAAAACACATCAGCTACATGGAGAGTGCTGACTTTAGTTGAATGACACTCACTGAATGGCTGAATcctgaaaaatatatatattttttttcaggatttatatatatatatatatatatatatatatatatatatatatatatatatatatatatatatatatatatatatatatatatatatatatatataaaactcattggataataatgaaatatacagtattatctgTATGTTTCTGAAAATCCTTAAAGAAATAGAATTGTTGTCTGGAAAAAATTTTGCTGGGATTTTCAAGACACTCatgcatgttgtgtttgtttttgtgtaacaAGTGACTAAACTTTAATGTTGGTGATAATTTCATGCAAGTTGCCTTCCTCACCCTGTTAAACCGGTATGAACATAAACAGAAAGCTTCCTCTTCAAAAACATCTAATGTCAGAGGCTGCCCTCTAGTGTTTGTGTCTGATTACTGCAGAGGTGCACATGTCTCTTCACATCTTCCAAACACCTTCCCTCTCTACTTTTGCTCACCTCATCCTCTGTGTCCCTTaaccaccccccctccagcacAAGACCATGGGATCCTCTCAACGACCTCATCCAGTTTGAGAAAGACGGCTGCATCCAGACTAAAGTCCGACACCGCACCCCCATGGTACGTTCTGGCAGTCTTATTAGTCTGAGTAACCAGGGGTCGCGGAGGGACAATTGCAAACGTCAGGTAGGTGATCGCGATCGAAAACCCACCGTCTTAAAACAACCCCAGCTCGCCGCCTCAGCCGTCTTGCACGCAGCACCTGGTGCAGTGTCTTCATTGTCGCTTTGTGTCATCATCACCGCGCCGCCGTCGCCTCCGCTCCTTTTGTCTTTTACTTTGTTTGAAGTGTTTTGTGCTCCTGCTGCCATGTTTATTGTTAAAGGGAGGGAAGGTTATGTCCAAGTGTTCGGTAAGCTCACCATCACTACCCTCCTCATGACTCTGGACGACAGCAAAGCCACACGATGCA encodes:
- the osbpl8 gene encoding oxysterol-binding protein-related protein 8 isoform X4 — translated: MSQRQLKERDKDKEKEKEAGLQTPSREHVATPSNLSPGVSYSHGFDRGKEDLLPLPLKEDSQSISKSKSETKLYNGSDKDVSASGGKLTKKESLKVQKKNYREEKKRATKELLSTITDPSVIVMADWLKIRGTLKSWTKLWCVLKPGVLLIYKTHKNGQWVGTVLLNACELIERPSKKDGFCFKLFHPLEQSIWAVKGPKGEAVGSITQPLPSSHLIFRAASESDGRCWMDALELALKCSSLLKRTMIREGKEDTSTVATGGEHSINFYSLLRAHNIHGFQFNDSDHLKDPDLYSDKSDREGEPDHEESDPEGLEKSEESDSDTSERQDDSYIDLDPNEHLRETSYLEQSHEELGEAGEAAQTETVSEENKSLIWTLLKQVRPGMDLSKVVLPTFILEPRSFLDKLSDYYYHADFLSEAAIEENAYNRMKKVVKWYISGFYKKPKGLKKPYNPIIGETYRCMWLHQKTCSKTFYIAEQVSHHPPVSAFYVSNRKDGFCLSGSILAKSKFYGNSLSAILDGEARLTFLNRGEDYVMNMPYAHCKGILYGTMTLELGGQITIACEKTGYSAQLEFRLKPFLGSSDSVNQISGKIKLGKEVLATLEGHWDSEIFINDKKTGTVDTFWNPTPDLRQNRLTRCTVPPEEQGELESERLWQHVTRAINNKDQTEATNEKFILEEAQRKSARERKAKCEEWIPALFEQDPVTGEWHYRYADTRPWDPLNDLIQFEKDGCIQTKVRHRTPMVRSGSLISLSNQGSRRDNCKRQVTVPKRKHKSDKPKSPESGCSSPEPDRQDSSGSERHKSKHNSRLRKKGADLSELQSAIESIKKTQEDINRSIGVLRSRAAGRAEGSSFLQQRDYATIFFLILLQVLINYVFK
- the osbpl8 gene encoding oxysterol-binding protein-related protein 8 isoform X3, translated to MMKEEGLLSRRRFSTCGGTASLRPPHPDGRKLIRNASFGGYNDLSPISLPGFDRGKEDLLPLPLKEDSQSISKSKSETKLYNGSDKDVSASGGKLTKKESLKVQKKNYREEKKRATKELLSTITDPSVIVMADWLKIRGTLKSWTKLWCVLKPGVLLIYKTHKNGQWVGTVLLNACELIERPSKKDGFCFKLFHPLEQSIWAVKGPKGEAVGSITQPLPSSHLIFRAASESDGRCWMDALELALKCSSLLKRTMIREGKEDTSTVATGGEHSINFYSLLRAHNIHGFQFNDSDHLKDPDLYSDKSDREGEPDHEESDPEGLEKSEESDSDTSERQDDSYIDLDPNEHLRETSYLEQSHEELGEAGEAAQTETVSEENKSLIWTLLKQVRPGMDLSKVVLPTFILEPRSFLDKLSDYYYHADFLSEAAIEENAYNRMKKVVKWYISGFYKKPKGLKKPYNPIIGETYRCMWLHQKTCSKTFYIAEQVSHHPPVSAFYVSNRKDGFCLSGSILAKSKFYGNSLSAILDGEARLTFLNRGEDYVMNMPYAHCKGILYGTMTLELGGQITIACEKTGYSAQLEFRLKPFLGSSDSVNQISGKIKLGKEVLATLEGHWDSEIFINDKKTGTVDTFWNPTPDLRQNRLTRCTVPPEEQGELESERLWQHVTRAINNKDQTEATNEKFILEEAQRKSARERKAKCEEWIPALFEQDPVTGEWHYRYADTRPWDPLNDLIQFEKDGCIQTKVRHRTPMVRSGSLISLSNQGSRRDNCKRQVTVPKRKHKSDKPKSPESGCSSPEPDRQDSSGSERHKSKHNSRLRKKGADLSELQSAIESIKKTQEDINRSIGVLRSRAAGRAEGSSFLQQRDYATIFFLILLQVLINYVFK
- the osbpl8 gene encoding oxysterol-binding protein-related protein 8 isoform X1 is translated as MKMESSAESQQEPEKTLHHAELTEHPATSAAIVCGDESVLLTPGRMSQRQLKERDKDKEKEKEAGLQTPSREHVATPSNLSPGVSYSHGFDRGKEDLLPLPLKEDSQSISKSKSETKLYNGSDKDVSASGGKLTKKESLKVQKKNYREEKKRATKELLSTITDPSVIVMADWLKIRGTLKSWTKLWCVLKPGVLLIYKTHKNGQWVGTVLLNACELIERPSKKDGFCFKLFHPLEQSIWAVKGPKGEAVGSITQPLPSSHLIFRAASESDGRCWMDALELALKCSSLLKRTMIREGKEDTSTVATGGEHSINFYSLLRAHNIHGFQFNDSDHLKDPDLYSDKSDREGEPDHEESDPEGLEKSEESDSDTSERQDDSYIDLDPNEHLRETSYLEQSHEELGEAGEAAQTETVSEENKSLIWTLLKQVRPGMDLSKVVLPTFILEPRSFLDKLSDYYYHADFLSEAAIEENAYNRMKKVVKWYISGFYKKPKGLKKPYNPIIGETYRCMWLHQKTCSKTFYIAEQVSHHPPVSAFYVSNRKDGFCLSGSILAKSKFYGNSLSAILDGEARLTFLNRGEDYVMNMPYAHCKGILYGTMTLELGGQITIACEKTGYSAQLEFRLKPFLGSSDSVNQISGKIKLGKEVLATLEGHWDSEIFINDKKTGTVDTFWNPTPDLRQNRLTRCTVPPEEQGELESERLWQHVTRAINNKDQTEATNEKFILEEAQRKSARERKAKCEEWIPALFEQDPVTGEWHYRYADTRPWDPLNDLIQFEKDGCIQTKVRHRTPMVRSGSLISLSNQGSRRDNCKRQVTVPKRKHKSDKPKSPESGCSSPEPDRQDSSGSERHKSKHNSRLRKKGADLSELQSAIESIKKTQEDINRSIGVLRSRAAGRAEGSSFLQQRDYATIFFLILLQVLINYVFK
- the osbpl8 gene encoding oxysterol-binding protein-related protein 8 isoform X2; this translates as MKMESSAESQQEPEKTLHHAELTEHPATSAAIVCGDESVLLTPGRMSQRQLKERDKDKEKEKEAGLQTPSREHVATPSNLSPGVSYSHGFDRGKEDLLPLPLKEDSQSISKSKSETKLYNGSDKDVSASGGKLTKKESLKVQKKNYREEKKRATKELLSTITDPSVIVMADWLKIRGTLKSWTKLWCVLKPGVLLIYKTHKNGQWVGTVLLNACELIERPSKKDGFCFKLFHPLEQSIWAVKGPKGEAVGSITQPLPSSHLIFRAASESDGRCWMDALELALKCSSLLKRTMIREGKEDTSTVATGGEHSINFYSLLRAHNIHGFQFNDSDHLKDPDLYSDKSDREGEPDHEESDPEGLEKSEESDSDTSERQDDSYIDLDPNEHLRETSYLEQSHEELGEAGEAAQTETVSEENKSLIWTLLKQVRPGMDLSKVVLPTFILEPRSFLDKLSDYYYHADFLSEAAIEENAYNRMKKVVKWYISGFYKKPKGLKKPYNPIIGETYRCMWLHQKTCSKTFYIAEQVSHHPPVSAFYVSNRKDGFCLSGSILAKSKFYGNSLSAILDGEARLTFLNRGEDYVMNMPYAHCKGILYGTMTLELGGQITIACEKTGYSAQLEFRLKPFLGSSDSVNQISGKIKLGKEVLATLEGHWDSEIFINDKKTGTVDTFWNPTPDLRQNRLTRCTVPPEEQGELESERLWQHVTRAINNKDQTEATNEKFILEEAQRKSARERKAKCEEWIPALFEQDPVTGEWHYRYADTRPWDPLNDLIQFEKDGCIQTKVRHRTPMVTVPKRKHKSDKPKSPESGCSSPEPDRQDSSGSERHKSKHNSRLRKKGADLSELQSAIESIKKTQEDINRSIGVLRSRAAGRAEGSSFLQQRDYATIFFLILLQVLINYVFK
- the osbpl8 gene encoding oxysterol-binding protein-related protein 8 isoform X5 — encoded protein: MMKEEGLLSRRRFSTCGGTASLRPPHPDGRKLIRNASFGGYNDLSPISLPGFDRGKEDLLPLPLKEDSQSISKSKSETKLYNGSDKDVSASGGKLTKKESLKVQKKNYREEKKRATKELLSTITDPSVIVMADWLKIRGTLKSWTKLWCVLKPGVLLIYKTHKNGQWVGTVLLNACELIERPSKKDGFCFKLFHPLEQSIWAVKGPKGEAVGSITQPLPSSHLIFRAASESDGRCWMDALELALKCSSLLKRTMIREGKEDTSTVATGGEHSINFYSLLRAHNIHGFQFNDSDHLKDPDLYSDKSDREGEPDHEESDPEGLEKSEESDSDTSERQDDSYIDLDPNEHLRETSYLEQSHEELGEAGEAAQTETVSEENKSLIWTLLKQVRPGMDLSKVVLPTFILEPRSFLDKLSDYYYHADFLSEAAIEENAYNRMKKVVKWYISGFYKKPKGLKKPYNPIIGETYRCMWLHQKTCSKTFYIAEQVSHHPPVSAFYVSNRKDGFCLSGSILAKSKFYGNSLSAILDGEARLTFLNRGEDYVMNMPYAHCKGILYGTMTLELGGQITIACEKTGYSAQLEFRLKPFLGSSDSVNQISGKIKLGKEVLATLEGHWDSEIFINDKKTGTVDTFWNPTPDLRQNRLTRCTVPPEEQGELESERLWQHVTRAINNKDQTEATNEKFILEEAQRKSARERKAKCEEWIPALFEQDPVTGEWHYRYADTRPWDPLNDLIQFEKDGCIQTKVRHRTPMVTVPKRKHKSDKPKSPESGCSSPEPDRQDSSGSERHKSKHNSRLRKKGADLSELQSAIESIKKTQEDINRSIGVLRSRAAGRAEGSSFLQQRDYATIFFLILLQVLINYVFK